In a single window of the Pyrococcus sp. NA2 genome:
- a CDS encoding sodium:alanine symporter family protein, producing the protein MGGIMDFINWLDGEVWGPPMIVLLLGTGLLLTIVLKGIQFRRLGWSIKFTLFEGRKKTGEGDITPFQALMATISGTVGIGNIAGVATAIHAGGPGALFWMWITALVGMATRYSEGLLGVAFRGKLPDGTMIGGTFNFLERGFAEVRGTGISRVIASVFTILFAIFLARDGLGLTGGLKILAFILAILFAALGLALLKENYLPTIGKILAVLFALFAAIAAFGIGNMTQANSVADAIKAAFGIPEWVTGLALAVLTFIVVIGGIKRIGEVAEMLVPFMAIVYFLFAIGVWIKFAGQIPDAIALILRDAFTGRAVAGGAIGQVIIWGVKRGLFSNEAGLGTATLAHAAAKTDHPSRQAHVAMLGPFIDTLIICSLTGISIVVTQAYAKFPELNGAPLTQAAFAQAFGHLGEIMVAIGIILFAYSTILAWSFYGRQNVMYLAKWITQNPQKFANLYPKLHLVYNLLFVIFIYIGAVKPLEEVWNFSDMMNGLMAIPNLIGLIVLYPIIKQYTEEFIAKNP; encoded by the coding sequence ATGGGCGGTATAATGGACTTCATCAATTGGCTCGATGGTGAAGTTTGGGGACCACCAATGATAGTTCTCTTGTTGGGTACTGGACTGCTATTGACAATAGTGCTTAAGGGAATACAGTTCAGGAGACTAGGATGGTCAATAAAATTTACATTGTTTGAGGGAAGAAAGAAGACTGGGGAAGGTGATATTACACCATTTCAGGCGCTAATGGCTACAATATCTGGTACAGTTGGAATAGGAAACATCGCGGGTGTTGCAACTGCGATACACGCTGGGGGTCCAGGAGCGCTGTTTTGGATGTGGATAACGGCACTGGTAGGGATGGCCACGAGGTATTCTGAAGGTCTTCTAGGAGTTGCATTCAGAGGTAAGCTACCAGATGGAACAATGATAGGAGGAACGTTCAACTTCTTGGAGAGGGGATTCGCGGAGGTTAGAGGAACAGGGATTAGTAGAGTTATAGCATCGGTATTCACGATACTATTTGCGATATTCCTGGCTAGAGATGGTCTTGGCTTAACAGGAGGACTCAAGATTCTAGCCTTCATTCTCGCAATACTCTTCGCTGCATTGGGATTAGCATTGCTTAAGGAGAATTATCTACCAACAATTGGGAAGATACTTGCAGTACTATTTGCACTATTCGCCGCAATAGCTGCATTTGGAATAGGAAATATGACTCAAGCAAACTCTGTTGCTGATGCCATAAAGGCGGCGTTTGGAATTCCAGAGTGGGTAACTGGACTCGCTTTAGCTGTGCTGACGTTCATAGTTGTCATCGGTGGAATAAAGAGGATAGGTGAAGTTGCAGAGATGCTCGTTCCATTCATGGCAATAGTCTACTTCCTCTTCGCAATAGGCGTCTGGATCAAGTTTGCTGGACAGATACCAGATGCAATAGCATTGATACTCAGGGACGCATTCACTGGAAGGGCTGTCGCTGGTGGTGCAATCGGTCAGGTGATAATCTGGGGTGTCAAGAGAGGGCTCTTCTCAAATGAAGCTGGACTTGGAACAGCTACACTTGCCCACGCTGCAGCTAAGACCGATCATCCTTCAAGACAGGCTCACGTAGCTATGCTTGGCCCATTCATTGATACATTGATTATATGCTCCCTAACTGGAATTAGCATAGTCGTTACTCAGGCTTACGCTAAATTCCCAGAGCTCAACGGAGCTCCTCTTACCCAGGCAGCATTTGCACAGGCCTTTGGACACCTAGGGGAGATCATGGTGGCTATAGGAATAATACTCTTTGCATATTCAACGATCCTTGCATGGTCATTCTATGGAAGGCAGAATGTGATGTACCTGGCTAAGTGGATAACTCAGAATCCACAGAAGTTTGCAAACCTATATCCAAAGCTTCACCTTGTGTACAACCTCCTATTCGTGATCTTCATATACATAGGTGCGGTTAAGCCATTAGAAGAGGTCTGGAACTTCTCAGACATGATGAATGGATTGATGGCAATTCCAAACCTGATAGGACTTATAGTGTTGTATCCGATAATTAAGCAGTACACCGAGGAGTTCATTGCCAAGAATCCATAA
- a CDS encoding acetyl ornithine aminotransferase family protein, with protein MDYPKIVVTPPGPRAKKLIEREKKVMSTGIGVKLFPLVPKRGFGPFIEDVDGNVFIDFLAGAAAASTGYSHPKLVEAVKEQVERIQHSMIGYTHSERAIRVAEKLVEISSIRNPKVIFGLSGSDAVDMAIKVAKFSTRRPWIIAFIGAYHGQTIGATSVASFQVSQKRGYSPLMPNVFWIPYPNPFRNPWGIDGYENPDELINRVLDYLEYYVFSHVVPPDEVAALFAEPIQGDAGIVVPPEKFFRELKKVLDEYGILLVMDEVQTGIGRTGKWWGSEWFDVTPDMIIFGKGVASGMGLSGVIGRGDIMDITSGSALLTPAANPVISAAAEATLNIIEEENLLSNALKVGEFIMRRLKELQEKFEIIGDVRGKGLMIGVEIVKEGNKPDPEMTGKICWRAFELGLILPSYGMFGNVIRITPPLVLTQEVAEKALEIIERAMKDAISGKVSHKVVTWH; from the coding sequence ATGGATTATCCAAAGATAGTTGTCACTCCCCCAGGCCCCAGGGCCAAGAAACTCATTGAGAGAGAAAAGAAGGTCATGTCAACTGGAATTGGAGTTAAGCTATTTCCTTTAGTCCCAAAAAGGGGTTTTGGACCTTTCATTGAGGATGTAGATGGAAACGTTTTTATAGACTTCCTTGCTGGAGCTGCAGCAGCATCGACAGGTTATTCTCACCCAAAGCTCGTTGAAGCTGTTAAAGAGCAGGTAGAAAGGATACAGCACTCGATGATAGGATACACTCACAGCGAGAGGGCTATAAGGGTTGCGGAAAAACTTGTTGAGATATCCTCCATAAGGAATCCAAAGGTCATATTCGGACTAAGTGGTAGCGATGCAGTAGACATGGCAATAAAGGTAGCCAAATTCTCAACGAGGAGGCCGTGGATAATAGCGTTCATAGGGGCTTACCATGGGCAGACCATAGGAGCAACGTCAGTAGCATCCTTCCAGGTTTCTCAGAAAAGAGGGTACTCTCCATTGATGCCAAATGTCTTCTGGATACCATATCCAAATCCTTTCAGGAATCCATGGGGAATCGATGGTTATGAGAACCCCGATGAACTAATAAATAGGGTTCTTGATTACCTAGAGTACTACGTGTTCTCTCATGTAGTTCCTCCTGATGAAGTGGCTGCCCTTTTTGCTGAGCCAATCCAAGGAGATGCTGGAATAGTAGTTCCACCGGAGAAGTTCTTTAGGGAATTGAAGAAGGTACTGGATGAGTATGGGATACTCCTAGTTATGGACGAAGTTCAGACTGGAATAGGAAGAACGGGGAAGTGGTGGGGTAGTGAGTGGTTTGACGTAACTCCTGACATGATAATATTTGGGAAGGGAGTTGCCAGTGGAATGGGACTGAGTGGAGTGATAGGCAGAGGGGATATCATGGACATAACAAGTGGATCAGCCCTTTTAACACCTGCAGCAAATCCAGTAATTTCTGCTGCGGCTGAGGCTACGCTAAACATAATTGAGGAGGAGAATCTCTTGAGCAATGCCCTTAAAGTTGGAGAATTCATAATGAGGAGACTCAAGGAATTACAAGAGAAATTTGAGATAATAGGAGATGTTAGAGGGAAGGGATTGATGATAGGAGTTGAAATAGTCAAGGAGGGGAATAAACCAGACCCTGAAATGACAGGAAAAATATGCTGGAGGGCCTTTGAGCTGGGATTGATATTGCCAAGTTATGGGATGTTTGGAAACGTCATAAGAATAACGCCTCCACTCGTGTTAACCCAGGAAGTCGCTGAAAAGGCCTTAGAGATAATTGAAAGGGCAATGAAGGATGCAATTTCAGGGAAAGTCAGTCATAAGGTGGTAACTTGGCATTAG
- a CDS encoding multiprotein bridging factor aMBF1 → MAKAKPRYCELCGREIVGEGHVVRIEGAELLVCDDCYRKYGRKPGTFSIMPRREPVRRISTPKPKPTYRRERPLITEDIVEDYAERVMEAIRKSGLSYEELSHKVGLSVNVLRRIAHGEYMPTIEEARKLEKFFKIKLIEKVEAEFEERPTIPKDYVPTLGDVARIKIKKRKK, encoded by the coding sequence ATGGCAAAGGCCAAGCCAAGGTATTGTGAGTTATGCGGTAGAGAAATCGTTGGGGAAGGTCATGTTGTAAGGATAGAGGGGGCTGAACTTCTTGTTTGTGATGATTGTTATAGGAAGTACGGAAGAAAACCTGGAACCTTTAGTATAATGCCGAGGAGAGAACCGGTGAGGAGAATATCTACTCCAAAACCTAAGCCCACCTACAGAAGGGAAAGACCATTAATAACGGAGGATATAGTTGAGGATTATGCTGAGAGGGTTATGGAAGCCATCAGGAAGAGTGGATTAAGTTATGAGGAATTATCACATAAAGTTGGCCTCTCTGTCAATGTCCTTAGGAGGATAGCACATGGAGAGTATATGCCAACGATAGAGGAGGCAAGAAAACTTGAGAAGTTCTTCAAGATAAAGCTAATTGAGAAGGTTGAAGCTGAATTTGAGGAGAGGCCAACGATACCCAAGGATTACGTTCCAACGCTTGGAGATGTTGCGAGGATAAAGATAAAGAAGAGAAAGAAATAG
- a CDS encoding DNA-3-methyladenine glycosylase, whose protein sequence is MISLEKTTNEMIKNGTWRYKDGIFWQALPFGIVGFDGNDFIIPDELSRREKKIAKDKIKFILGLDTDLDSFYSEISDSRFSFLIDEFYGLTIPAAPNVYQAIVEVIAQQQVSFEFAQKTIFNLVRLINRRVKDLYLFPNPEDVLNLGEKIKEAKLGYRANYILSITREYLNGKFENIEKMDDEEAIRYLTKFRGVGKWSAELFLMYGLRRNVYPAGDLGLRRGIAKIFGLNPKEVKERQVREIIEPYGKWKSLLAFYILCYDRKTEGMRR, encoded by the coding sequence ATGATAAGTCTTGAAAAGACAACCAACGAAATGATAAAGAACGGAACTTGGAGATACAAAGATGGGATATTCTGGCAAGCTCTTCCATTTGGGATAGTTGGATTTGACGGGAATGATTTTATAATTCCAGATGAATTGAGCAGAAGGGAAAAGAAAATTGCAAAAGACAAGATTAAGTTTATTTTAGGCCTTGACACTGATCTAGACTCCTTCTATTCTGAGATAAGTGACTCAAGGTTTTCCTTCTTGATAGATGAATTTTATGGTCTGACGATTCCAGCGGCACCTAATGTGTATCAGGCTATCGTTGAAGTCATAGCCCAACAACAGGTGAGTTTTGAGTTTGCTCAGAAGACGATATTCAATTTAGTTAGGCTCATCAATAGGAGGGTCAAGGATTTATATTTATTTCCTAACCCAGAAGATGTTCTGAACTTGGGCGAAAAGATTAAAGAGGCAAAACTCGGATACAGGGCTAATTACATACTCTCAATAACCAGAGAATACCTAAATGGAAAATTTGAGAACATTGAGAAAATGGATGATGAGGAAGCGATAAGGTATTTAACAAAGTTTAGAGGGGTAGGAAAGTGGAGTGCTGAGCTGTTCCTTATGTATGGACTTAGAAGGAACGTTTATCCAGCAGGTGACCTCGGACTAAGGAGAGGGATAGCTAAGATATTCGGTCTCAATCCAAAAGAAGTAAAGGAGAGACAAGTTAGGGAGATCATTGAACCATACGGCAAATGGAAGAGCTTGCTTGCCTTCTACATACTATGCTATGATAGAAAAACGGAGGGGATGAGAAGATGA
- a CDS encoding MazG nucleotide pyrophosphohydrolase domain-containing protein encodes MRISEFQEMIREIYYHKDKKRGVEKTFFWFVEEVGELAEALRKNDRKALEEEFADVLAWLASLANLVGVDLEEAAKKKYPGVCPYCGKKPCECEE; translated from the coding sequence ATGAGAATCAGTGAGTTCCAGGAGATGATAAGGGAGATATATTATCACAAGGATAAGAAGAGGGGAGTTGAGAAAACTTTCTTTTGGTTTGTGGAGGAGGTTGGTGAACTTGCAGAGGCCTTAAGGAAAAACGATAGGAAAGCCCTAGAAGAAGAGTTTGCGGATGTTTTGGCTTGGTTGGCTAGTCTAGCAAACCTAGTAGGGGTGGACCTAGAAGAGGCGGCCAAGAAGAAATATCCTGGAGTCTGCCCTTATTGTGGCAAAAAGCCTTGTGAGTGTGAAGAATAA